The genomic window AATCAGTGCCAGCTCTCACGCTGAGGGaatctttctcacacacattgaCCGTAGAGCCAGCGAACGATACCATCACTGGGTAATATTTGACTGCTGTATTACaaatttacacagacacatctaATGGTCCACGTCACGGCTGCGTTGCTTCTTTTTCCAGTTCTGATTAGCTTGcactgatgggataacctgTTAGTGCTTATCAGTGAAATCTATGGCTTAGAGAGTAGTCTGAatcaaaatatgtgtgtgtgagtgaatatttGATCCTAAACCGATTAGTTCAGCTGTAATGACTTTTGtaaattctcttttctttgtttatttttgagcAACACCAAAGAAAATCtaataatatttctttttaaaaaagaagcagaaaactCAACATAAAAAACCTCTCAAAGGAAAAAGGTCATCCTAGAGAGAAAGCAATGTGCTTGATAttgaacattcacacacaagcaggctTGTTTCCAAAGACGAGAGAAGTGTTCCGAATTCCACATCCCAACGCAGAAGAGTCCTTAAGGTGTGACTGGACCTCGGCAAGATCAAGGTCAGAAGGTCACACTCGACTTCAGTGTGTGGCTTAAGATGCCATCAACACCACAACGTGCCCAAATATCTCTGGAATGCACAGTTCCTGTGGAGAATTACCTGCTCAGCAGATAACCTATTACCTTAACCCACTGCAGCTGAGTCTTAGGAGAACACGGAAAAGTGTTGGATCAGACAAGTGAGATCAGCTTGTCTAGTGAGAGTTTAGCAATATTAATTCCAGCCGCTCGCTTTGataagtaaatatataaataatagaTTAGGTTAGATTCAAccttattgtcattgtgcagagtacaggtacaacgCCAGTGAAacgcagtagcatctaaccaaaGAAGAAAtgcaaaagcatagtattatttacagataagtgtaTAAGTGAATACTAAAGCATAAGTGATgttatatcttacagtatgtacagcattatagacaggggtgagcaatatatacagataacatatatgtatgtgtgtgtatagatgtgtgtgtgtgtgtgtgtgtgtgtgtgtgtgtgtgtataccagACCCCATATAGCTGGGTTTGTCGTGCCGAGGCTTGAGATATTTATTGCCTCGAGCAATGCGTCGCTCCTTAGCTTCACTTTTCACTCTTAATGACTGAGCGGTTTTTACAGCGGCCTCCAGCAAGACATTTCGTCACGCCTAATGCAGACAAGCCCAGACCAAAATTAATATTGTTAACTATGTCTTTTTAGAGATGACGCCGGTATTGCTTGAAAAGCGGTTCCAGTAAAATGTAGCTAGAAGTAACTAAAGTACCAACACTTCTGATTAATTCTGATTTGACCCACTGGAATGTAACGAGTCGTGATTCGTGTGCTTTGCAGTGGACGATTTAGCGGCACTAGGACCGCGAGGGTGAACGCAGCAATATTCCACATTAGCGAGCGAGCTGGTCGCACAGACATCTACAGTTCACTGCTGCTATTGCGTCTCTTTCAGGACACAGAAATTACAGGTTACTATATGGCCACGCTCAGATaaacaaaactgtattttaacTCATTAACTTTTCATCTATTCGGATTTTCAACCTCAAGTAAGCAAAACGTTTGTGGAGACATTTGGAATACCTGTCATCAGAGACGAGATGGTAGTAAATCTGGGAACTGTAACAGCCGGTGCACttggagaagaagaaaatgtgATCTGGATTTAAACAAATCCTCAGAATTTGTTGTTTCGCAGCTAGGTTAAGTATCCATTACCTACTGATTTCTTATCATTGAAACATTCTTGTAACATTGCATTGTGGTTTTTACCCTCTGAATGGCATGCGTAATACGATTGGATAGCCACGCTTGCATCGCTTAAGTTGATATGTTAATCAAGACTGCTTTTGAAGCGTTCAGAAGTTGTCGTAATTGAAAACCTCAAGGGCATTAACGGTTGCCCTTCCTTATGCGAGAATACTGAAAAAATTGGACTGTTTTTTAACTCACTTTGCCAATAGTACAAGGAGCTGCTATTGGTTTGTATAGTTGCATTACAAGAATGAGGGAAAGTAAACATAGTTTGTTTTCCTTGAATTGGACAACTCAGTGAGTTGGCAAGGGATAGTTCGACGTTCATTCATGATTTAGGGGGATAACAAAGGACGAAGTGGGGGGTTTTCAAGACAATGCGTTGGTCTGGGAGACAGGTTGTTCCTGAGGAATTCCAGAAGCGTCACAGAGGGGTCAAAGATGAGTTTAGGGTAAATTTCTGTGATTTTAGAAAGTTTCAGAACAATCAGGGCTGGTGATTATCGCGATTTTTCCACGGTATAGTTCATATATTGAATAACCATGGTCCGTACCACTCACTTGAAAGTATTGATCGTAAATCTGATCATTTGTTAAGGTGAACTTGTACTTTTGCTAACAGGAGTTGATGGGGGAAATGTATTGAGTGGAATGACTGAAGTGATCCTCCAGGGTGACTGGGGACACTCAAGGGTTTGGAAGTACACTTGAAACAAACAATGACATTGTTATGTCCATTTGATAGTAAACTTTCTCCTACTTGCATGCTTTTCATTAATGTCCTTGCTTGAGTTACATCAAAATATGCAGCCAAGTCAGAACCCCCTAAAATCAATCTTGCCTGGAATCCTCAAAGCCTGGTGTTGAAATATGTGCAACAAGATATTGAAATATATCTGGTCTGGTAAATCTTAACAGACCCTTTTAATATTGCATGTCTCTAAGTGCCAATGAAGAAAACTGTTTCCATTTGCTGCCTGGtctggttttttcttttttattgcttGAACTTCAGTGGAGGTCCACTCAACATGATGACTGCACTGAATGGATGTTTATTTGCTCAGGAAATATATTGCCTTGACCAAGATATATTCACCTCTTACTGTGTATACTTCTAAAGCTATTCTCTAGTTTCAGCTTGTTTGTGTAATATTCTCACACCTGCTTTGTCTATGATCATAAGTCCCTGAGGACCCATGTTTCTGAAAACCTATCAAGTTTCCCTCCTTCTGTTTTAGCATGTGTTCTTACACACCTGccatgcatactcacacatatagTCAAACTGGTGACCCCACTTCCCTGAATGTTGAGAAATCCCCTATCTAAGAAACTTTCCAAttttcccccatctctctctctctctctcgaaaaaaatcacagtgtttCCAATTGTCTTAATTCTATTTGGGTTGAGTTCCAGCGTCATATAAATACAGCTggctgaggaaaacaaaaaggcagTTATATAGATATTGGAggaactgttttctgtttctttgtcctttCCACTCTCCCTTGGTCAGTTATATTTAGGGGCTTGACAGCTAATCTGAGCTTCATAACCTCAGTGCCATAATTACcatccttgttttgtttttttaaaattcctctGAGCTGACATCTATGATGTCTTGGcagtcaagttttttttttgtgatattacATTTGGAAAACCTTTAAGAAGTTACATCATACGACTCTTATTTAAACTACATGCAAAGGTTAGTTAGTTAGTAGAAGTTTATTTTGGTCTATATTAACATTTTCCCCAAAAATGAATGCACatataagtaaataaataacagtaagGCATTaaggtgaaaagaaagaacaaaaacctGACCTAAAGGTGTAGGCTGAAGCCTTGGGTTATTACACGCACAAAGGCAAACtactgagagaaaacaacagagaacgagggaataagaaaaaaaagaaaagaaaagaaaagaaacgtcGACTTTGATTCTGAGATTCTAACAGGATTGAACTAATTTCAAAACTTTGTTTCGAGAGAGAGCGGGCTGTCTATCATTTACCTTGCCTGTTTTCATGTCCTGATTTGTGCGTGCTAATGTTTTAAGCCTAGTGTTTCATCAGCTGCTCTTGTCCATTAACGACAGATTAACATTATTCCAATGATTCCAATTCTTCAGCAGTGAAGTGGGGTGTTAGCTAAAGCCGCAGTCACGGATCCCTCTAGCTTCAAAAGCAGCTCTGCCTCATGACATTAAGACAGCCTGTATTCAGAAATAGAGTTTGTTAATATGTAATTTGCTTATGATGCCCAGCACATCTGTATGCCTTTGCTAAACATAGATTATGAGAGGAAAAAGTATGGAGAAATAAGTCATTTAATTAtggatctaaaaaaaaaaaaagtactgacTGAGCATGTTTTTTAGCTCTCACGAGCCATAACAATAGCACTTGGCAAGAAAATGATATCTTTTGCATTGGCTAGGTCATTCACAGGAATGAACAACGGCCATGTTTAAATGTATCTGATGTGACTGATTttcatggctgtgtgtgagttttttgttgtttttgttttgtttttttctttttttgtcttcaatCTCAGGTTTCCAACACGTAAGCCATGGCACATGAGCCAACTCATCTCCTTGCCCTCCCCCTTCTTCTCTTGGCTCTGTTTCCTACCTGTCCATCAGCGAGGGCACCTCCCCACCTCCCTTCCCTGGTGCCCCACTCTCCTTTGCCACTTGCCCGTTCCCGCTTCAGCGCACATGCTCAGTTGGACTTAACCACTCACTGCAATGCCAGCTGCTACCACAAGGGGGATGTCATCGACAAGACACACTTGATCGAGCAGCTATCTTTTGAGACGCTCTACGCTGATGGCTCTCGCACTTTGACCACTGTTGACGTGGAGAATGAAGAGGACGACCTTTATAACCACACAGCTTTCCCAGTTAAGAAGAGGCACAAGTTTACCGCCACAACACGCAGGCGGCTGAAGCGGCAGATCTACGGGGCCGACGGGAGGTTTAACATCCGCGGCGACCACTTCTTGCTTGACTATCCTTTTTCCACGGCCGTGCGCATCTCCACAGGCTGCACCGGCGTGCTGGTCTCTCAGCTGCACGTCTTGACCGCCGCTCATTGCGTGCACGACGGGAAGGATTACGTTAAGGGAGCGCGAAAACTCAGGGTGGGTTTTCTCATCCCCCCCGGCGTTAACAGCACAAAGCTGGCCCAGGGTCCCGTGAGAAAGCCCCTGGTCCGTTGGGTGCGAGTCAAGCGGACCAGGGTCCCCAAAGGGTGGATCCAGGGCCCCCAGGACGTCAGCATGGATTACGACTACGCCCTCCTGGAGTTACGTACACCCCATCGCCGACCCTTCATGCGACTGGCCGTGGCCCCCTCCTCGGAAGACCTGGCTGGCAAACGCATCCACTTCTCTGGGTTTGACAGCGACAGGCCCGGGGAGCTGGTCTACCGCTTCTGCCCCGTGGAGGACGAGTCGAACGACCTGATCTACCAGCACTGCGACGCCAGGCCGGGAGCCAGCGGGTCGGGTGTTTACGGCCGTGTGTGGGACAACGCTTTGGAACGCTGGGAGCGAAAAGTCATCGGCATCTTTTCCGGACACCAGTGGTTGGAAATTAACGGTGAGAACCGAGACTACAACGTGGCCGTCCGTTTCACCCCATTAAAGTTCGCCCAGATATGTTACTGGGTGCACGGAAACAGAGTGGACTGCAGCCAGGACTGAGGCGATGAAGTGGAAGAAGAGAAAGCACAATGATTGAGAGGGAATATAAACGGCAATCAGATGTCATTTTTGGAACCTGCACTTTACTTCAATTTTAATATAGGCCAATATAATATATTCAAGATCACCGAAGCGTCCTATCTGTGTCTGGTCATAGAGCGAAACACAATACCAGGCCTGATCACaagacagaaacatttttaatcCAAATTGGATCTAATAACTTGACTTAGTTACTTTTATTGTCTttctatgttttcttttctcagtctcAACCACTATTTTAACTTTAATCACTACAACGCCTGTGTGTAGTTTGCTACACCACTTCAGTCCACAGTCAGATTCAACCCATGCAGTGTTATGCTAAGTTACTTCATTTCTGAATGAACTGTTTTCTCAGATGGTGTTTGTTGACCCTGTTATAAGTTTGATACAGCTCTGGAAAAAACCACTACCCCTTgcggggatttttttttttttttaaatagaaaattGTCAGCATGTACATCATATTGTTTTTACATACTCATGCTTAAGGTCTTTGTTCCTTGTTGAGATACACTTGCTTTAAACTTGTTATCTGGCATAGGTTGAAGAGCTTACATGGacttctttttcattcagtttgactTCATAGACTTGGTCAGTTTTTATTGATGTAATGCAATGATATACTTTGGGAAGTAACCcataaaaaagagaatgtaTAGAATTAAGAGTCTTTTGCTGATGTGTCAGATCTGTACAGCGTGGGATGTTTGAAGGCATGGAAATTGATCGCTTGACTAATCTGAATTTGTCATGTAATGTACATCATAATCTCTCCCCATTGATCAAAACTAGTAAACCTCTCCATATCTGCATTACATAATAGTTACAATAAGATTGAACTgcctctgaaaaaaatatttaagcagatttcattttcagatgagATGACTGCACAGAGTGGATACTTTATGAGTATATGGTTGTGGGGAAATGTAGGTTTGTTGTATGTaattctatttttaaaatgtctataTTTTAATAAAGTAAAAAGGTTTATATCACATTTGgattatttttttgtgtaaaaacgccattgttctgtgttgtgttttagctTAGTTTTACCATATCTCAACATTCTGATACAGgttcaaaacactgttttttgtttttttttaaaagcccgTTTGAGAATATTGCCTTACTCAGTAAGATTTACTGCATCACGTAGCTGTTGAGTTTTTTGAAACAGACCTGATATTCAATGCAGTGGACATGTAGCGCCCCCTTGTGGTCAAATATGATTGGGACCCGAGGTGGTATCTAATATGGCTGAATACTGTTTAGAGCTGggagcacacaaacataccctAGATCGTTAGatttttttaagaataatttatattttataataaaaCATCCTCACCACTATTAGATGAAGGCTGAAACTGAGATTAACTAAgattttgtgcgtgtgtcttcATAAATTTTAAGCCTACTTCCCCCATGTGTTTGCTCATTCGCATCAAGCTGTCTGCATGATAGTTACATGCGATGAGTGGTAATATCATGCTTTCGCTTTCATTCACTAGGACTATAGAAACCCTAAGGTGAAAATGCGAAGCACACACATGAGAAGGAGGAATGCTATCAGTACTATTTTCCCAATCTGTTATGAAGAATCAAACCTATCACAAAGATTATCATAATTATATTATCACGAAATTATTTTGCTGTAAATGACTAGGTGAGAATATCCACATTTTACACAGTGTTATGcacaaattattttttaaactacccgatgtgttcttatttcttttcagtttgtttgactTTCAAATTAATCGGTAATTCAGGACATTTGGGTGAACAAGGAGTGACGTCACTGCCAAGGTTAATGATTACGGTTTGCTCCTATGAATGAGCGTCATTAATGTCTGCTGCCCAAGAATCAGACTTCAATAAACATGGTTATTTATAATGCTGGAAAATGGCGACTGCTGCCCCCAAgtgggctaaaaaaaaaagaccccgtACAAAACTATCACAACATGGCTGAAAGCCGTTTTTCCAGCTTGGTGATGAAAGGGACAATATCAAAATCAGATTGTCACAATAAACAAATCTGCAGAATAACCTAAAAATACATCATATCGCACACACGAGCCATGTACAACGGTTTGCTTCAGAACAGAAACTAAGGACTATTACAACGGTAACCATTTAATTACTTGAAATATCCAGTAATATTGTGAATAATCATAAATCgctgtgtatataaatatacacagtaATATGCTGGTGatttctaatattttgttattttagccaaagcgacttacaatcagtgcatcagtcggattacTAATACCTCatgaacagagatcacaataagattgagcgtcaatttactccttgatattgcgcccctggaatactttgacaaacacagatacaagacgaggtttttttttttaggaaagggaggttaggcagtgggggacaggtgggttctaaagaggtgggttttcagtttcctgcggaagatggtaagagaacACACCCATAACACACCATTTCCAGATCTAGACATCTatgtggggggtggggacatttgcagcagcaggaggaggtAGACATTATCATTTCCTATGACACTTCTGTAATAAAGGACTTgtcaacacacagaccaaaaatgGACTGTACTTGTttagtgcctttttttttattagagatAAGGAGACGATACAAAACATCATTACCATCCATTACCACTCTATGCTCTGTACACAGGCTGTTCACAGAAATCGCTCCCATCTTTCCTTCATTCCACTCAATTCATTAACAGACTTCAGACCCACTGGATACTGGATTTTACAAGTATAAGGAATGTGTTCAGCTTCACCAAATGtcatggttttttgttttttacttatttaaagctggaaatggaaatgtttgCAAATAAGTGCTGGAATCATAAAAACACTTGGAATTTGCAAgcttaaaacaaatgtttggaggaaaaaaaaaacaaaaaaaaaaccaaacaaacaaaaaaaaagtgttcccAAAATTGTCTCAATAAAATTTGTGCGATCCAtccttatttttatttatttttttaagttttaaagtAAATTTTCATTCTACTCCTAGCCTCAACTACACATATGTACTTAGAAAAACATAACTAGAAGTTTGGCaaaagaaaaccatttgaatgtgtgagtgagtgtgtgtacacaagtATGAAGAGAATTTTGCTGGATTGAGAGTTGTCTGAATTGTAATGGTTGCTGGCCAGTCTCAATTTCTCCTGCTCGCACTCTATTGGAACccagaaagaacaaaaacctGCTCACcacacatttacagtttttgaagttttgttttcataatcaTCTTCCTTCAATTTAAAATCATCGTCCTccatctggttttttttttccgtttgtttttgtttttttttttaatttttacattttaagatgtcatttttttttctcttttgtgtttgtttttttttgttcttttaatgtACGTGTGAACTGGAATGACAgcctacgttttttttttttccttccttcatGGAGTTTTGAAAACTGTCGCTTTcacccaacacccccaccccacccactgTATTTCCCGCCCCTCCAGTCCAACAAATCAATCCGGCCCTCCCCCACCGCCCTACCAACGTTGGAATGAACAGCTATAACCCCTCAAACACATCAGCCTCAATCGTTAAGGGGCTTCCCTTCCAGAGTGATCACCGATGAACCGCCCAGTTTCTCAGCCAGGGTCTTTCGGTCTTTGATGTCGTCCAAACCGTTGACTTGCCACTCGTGCTTGATacctggggggtgggggggtgggggggagataAACAAATGTATAAAAGGTCAGAC from Chanos chanos chromosome 2, fChaCha1.1, whole genome shotgun sequence includes these protein-coding regions:
- the prss23 gene encoding serine protease 23, producing the protein MAHEPTHLLALPLLLLALFPTCPSARAPPHLPSLVPHSPLPLARSRFSAHAQLDLTTHCNASCYHKGDVIDKTHLIEQLSFETLYADGSRTLTTVDVENEEDDLYNHTAFPVKKRHKFTATTRRRLKRQIYGADGRFNIRGDHFLLDYPFSTAVRISTGCTGVLVSQLHVLTAAHCVHDGKDYVKGARKLRVGFLIPPGVNSTKLAQGPVRKPLVRWVRVKRTRVPKGWIQGPQDVSMDYDYALLELRTPHRRPFMRLAVAPSSEDLAGKRIHFSGFDSDRPGELVYRFCPVEDESNDLIYQHCDARPGASGSGVYGRVWDNALERWERKVIGIFSGHQWLEINGENRDYNVAVRFTPLKFAQICYWVHGNRVDCSQD